The proteins below are encoded in one region of Elgaria multicarinata webbii isolate HBS135686 ecotype San Diego chromosome 8, rElgMul1.1.pri, whole genome shotgun sequence:
- the PPP1R2 gene encoding protein phosphatase inhibitor 2: MEAKSSSSSSSGRPVKSILKNRSGSGGRSGGPGLVASGALTQPQQQQPPPPPPPPPQLQAASLAQPGSEGPMDERKKSQKWDEMNILATYHPVGKDYGLMKIDEPSTPYHVMVGEDEDAGSDTEANEAPSADVLAKKLEAAADGKGPKILSHQEESSDEEDEEEAELSAEDLEKKKQFEMKRKMHYNEAQNIKLARQLIAKELRGDVEEEEEDDDDDEEMRDTTDSRRMKPPPVPAPSDPLENISHSLEEVCSGL, from the exons ATGGAGGCGAAGTCGTCGTCGTCCTCGTCCTCCGGCAGGCCCGTGAAAAGCATCCTGAAGAACCGCTCGGGCAGCGGCGGCCGCAGCGGAGGGCCCGGACTGGTGGCCTCGGGCGCCCTCacgcagccgcagcagcagcagccgccgccgccgccgcctcctccgccgcaACTGCAGGCGGCCTCGCTGGCCCAGCCCGGCTCCGAGGGCCCCATGGACGAGCG TAAGAAGTCTCAGAAGTGGGATGAAATGAACATCTTAGCTACGTACCATCCAGTGGGCAAAGACTATGGTTTAATGAAGATCGATGAGCCAAGTACTCCCTACCATGT TATGGTAGGAGAAGATGAAGATGCAGGCAGTGACACAGAAGCAAATGAAGCCCCTTCTGCAGATGTGTTGGCTAAAAA ATTAGAAGCCGCAGCAGATGGCAAGGGGCCAAAGATCCTCTCACAtcaagaagagagcagtgatgaagaagatgaggaagaggcagagTTATCTGCTGAAGATCTTG agaaaaagaagcagttTGAAATGAAGAGAAAAATGCATTACAATGAAGCACAGAACATCAAACTTGCCAGACAACTGATTGCGAAGGAACTGCGTGGTGAcgtggaagaggaggaagaggatgatgatgatgatgaagagatGCGGGACACAACAGACTCACGACGAATGAAGCCACCCCCTG